The DNA window agacgggaccccgcgggtccgtcttaacaatcTTGAACATCAGCCGTGATGGTGAAAGATCATAGTCtttaaacgttaactctgcttctctctccactggtggtgaactgcttcctcgcctgctgaatatttctagcaTTTACATTTTCAATTCCAATTTGATTTTATCTGGTGTACATTTTGATTTGCTAGAATACAAATATTCTATAAATATAGTGGCACATTACTTCATTTGTGACATGATATGCAAGAAAACCCCatcctctctccatagatgctgactgacttgctgaatatttccagcattatcTTCCATTACTCTAGAGAAGGGTTCAGTAAGTCCATTTCCTCTTCAACTTGCACGGAGAGTTGCGTTGAAAAGTGCGAGGTATCAAGCAGAGAGCTGTGTCTCTCCCTGCTAAAGGAGCAGGAGATATTGAAGAGATCCATTGTCTAGCTATGTTCAGAGGCATCACAACAAGAGTATTTTCATCATCTTGGAGATGGGCCAtattgttgttgaaggtgagaaTGAATAAAACCTAATGTTAAGAACAGTGACACTTTTATAGCTACAATCTACAACAGAAGCGGCTCTCTCAATCTACCAAGTGGCTTTACCTTTTTGAGTTCCTTTCGCAATCGCTCATTTTCAGCTAAGATCTTTTCCACGCCTTTCGTTTTGGACTCGTAACGCAAACTTAGTTGGCCACCCACCTGCAattttaatttctccagttccaacTGAAACAAAATAAGGCAATAAATTGTAGTTTGTTCTTGATGTGAAACTCATGGTTCTGCTAAATTAGCTAGCACATGATATG is part of the Chiloscyllium plagiosum isolate BGI_BamShark_2017 unplaced genomic scaffold, ASM401019v2 scaf_43211, whole genome shotgun sequence genome and encodes:
- the LOC122545711 gene encoding centrosomal protein of 290 kDa-like isoform X2, encoding MPELEKTIGLMKKVVERVQRENEELKKAPGVISSEKQTCLEMENDKLKLELEKLKLQVGGQLSLRYESKTKGVEKILAENERLRKELKKMMKILLL
- the LOC122545711 gene encoding centrosomal protein of 290 kDa-like isoform X1 gives rise to the protein MPELEKTIGLMKKVVERVQRENEELKKAPGVISSEKQTCLEMENDKLKLELEKLKLQVGGQLSLRYESKTKGVEKILAENERLRKELKKVLFILTFNNNMAHLQDDENTLVVMPLNIARQWISSISPAPLAGRDTALCLIPRTFQRNSPCKLKRKWTY